In one Paracoccus everestensis genomic region, the following are encoded:
- a CDS encoding cysteine desulfurase has product MSFDVDAVRADFPILSRQVNNRPLVYLDSGASAQKPRQVIEAITRAYEGEYANVHRGLHFLSNLATDNYERVRAITARFLNAPHEDEVIFTSGSTEGINLVSYGWAAPRMQAGDEIVLSVLEHHANIVPWHFLRERQGVVLKWVEPEPDGSLPPEKVLAAVGPRTKLIAVTHMSNVTGTIVDVGAIARGTDVPVLVDGSQAAVHMPVDLAALGVDFYCITGHKLYGPSGSGAMWIRRDRQAEMRPFLGGGDMIRTVTRDAIDYADPPLRFEAGTPGIVNQIGLGAALEYMMDLGMDNIAAHERSLRDYARERLRSLNWLQIQGDAPDKGAIFSMTMQGAHAHDLSTILDKRGIAVRAGSHCAMPLMEFFGVTASARASFAMYNTTQEVDALVEGLTFCRELFA; this is encoded by the coding sequence ATGAGCTTTGATGTCGATGCCGTCCGCGCCGATTTTCCGATCCTGTCGCGGCAGGTGAACAACCGCCCCTTGGTGTACCTGGACAGCGGCGCAAGCGCGCAAAAGCCCCGGCAGGTGATCGAGGCGATCACCCGCGCCTATGAGGGCGAATATGCCAATGTCCACCGGGGCCTGCATTTTCTGTCTAACCTGGCCACCGACAACTATGAACGCGTTCGTGCGATCACCGCCCGCTTCCTGAACGCCCCGCACGAGGACGAGGTGATCTTCACCAGCGGGTCCACCGAAGGCATCAACCTGGTCAGCTACGGCTGGGCCGCGCCCCGGATGCAGGCGGGGGACGAGATCGTGCTGTCGGTGCTGGAACACCACGCCAATATCGTGCCTTGGCATTTCTTGCGCGAACGGCAGGGCGTAGTGCTAAAATGGGTGGAACCCGAACCCGACGGGTCGCTGCCGCCCGAAAAGGTGCTGGCTGCCGTGGGGCCAAGGACGAAGCTGATCGCGGTCACGCATATGTCAAACGTGACCGGCACCATCGTGGATGTGGGCGCCATCGCGCGCGGCACGGACGTGCCGGTGCTTGTCGATGGCAGCCAGGCGGCGGTGCATATGCCCGTCGATCTGGCCGCGCTTGGCGTCGATTTCTACTGCATCACCGGCCACAAGCTTTACGGCCCCTCAGGCTCGGGCGCGATGTGGATCCGCCGTGACCGGCAGGCAGAAATGCGCCCCTTTCTGGGCGGCGGCGACATGATCCGCACGGTGACAAGGGATGCGATCGACTATGCCGACCCGCCCCTGCGGTTCGAGGCGGGCACCCCCGGCATCGTCAACCAGATCGGCTTGGGCGCCGCGCTGGAATACATGATGGACCTGGGGATGGACAACATCGCCGCCCATGAACGGTCCTTGCGCGATTACGCCCGCGAGCGCCTGCGCAGCCTCAACTGGTTGCAGATCCAGGGTGACGCACCGGACAAGGGCGCGATCTTTTCCATGACCATGCAGGGCGCCCATGCCCACGATCTGTCCACCATCCTGGACAAGCGCGGCATTGCGGTGCGCGCGGGCAGCCACTGCGCCATGCCGCTGATGGAGTTCTTCGGAGTCACCGCAAGCGCCCGGGCGTCATTCGCCATGTATAACACCACGCAGGAAGTGGATGCCCTGGTCGAAGGTTTGACCTTCTGCCGCGAACTTTTCGCCTGA
- the sufC gene encoding Fe-S cluster assembly ATPase SufC: MLKIDNLHVKLEEEDKQILKGLSLEVPAGQVHAIMGPNGSGKSTLSYVLSGRDGYEVTEGSATLDGQSLLDMEPEQRASAGLFLAFQYPVEIPGVGNMTFLRTAVNAQRKARGEEELSSGDFLKIVRAKAAELQISPDMLKRPVNVGFSGGEKKRNEILQMAMLEPRMCIMDETDSGLDVDAMRLVSDGVNALRSPDRSFLVITHYQRLLNHIQPDVVHIMADGRIVKSGGPELALQVEEEGYGDLLAEAG, encoded by the coding sequence ATGCTGAAAATCGATAACTTGCACGTCAAGCTTGAGGAAGAAGACAAGCAGATCCTGAAGGGTCTGTCGCTGGAGGTTCCGGCCGGTCAGGTCCATGCGATCATGGGCCCGAACGGGTCGGGCAAGTCCACGCTGTCCTATGTCCTGTCGGGCCGCGACGGATATGAGGTGACCGAAGGATCCGCCACGCTGGACGGGCAAAGCCTTCTGGACATGGAACCGGAACAGCGCGCCAGCGCCGGCCTGTTCCTGGCGTTCCAGTATCCGGTGGAAATCCCCGGCGTGGGAAACATGACCTTCCTGCGCACTGCCGTGAACGCGCAGCGCAAGGCGCGGGGCGAGGAAGAACTGTCCTCGGGCGATTTCCTGAAGATTGTGCGCGCCAAGGCCGCCGAATTGCAGATTAGCCCCGATATGCTGAAGCGGCCGGTCAACGTGGGCTTTTCGGGCGGCGAGAAGAAGCGCAACGAGATCCTGCAGATGGCCATGCTGGAACCGCGCATGTGCATCATGGACGAGACGGATTCGGGTCTGGATGTGGACGCGATGCGGCTGGTGTCGGATGGCGTGAACGCGCTGCGTTCGCCTGACCGCAGCTTCCTGGTCATCACCCATTACCAGCGACTGCTGAACCATATCCAGCCGGACGTGGTGCATATCATGGCGGATGGCCGGATCGTGAAATCGGGCGGGCCGGAACTGGCCCTGCAAGTCGAGGAAGAAGGTTATGGCGATCTTCTGGCGGAGGCTGGCTGA
- a CDS encoding SufB/SufD family protein translates to MADTAVQAKDQTPSIQGAPKAPDALETRLAAISPPQGLMAAARADALARLRGMGLPGPRDEYWRYTDPRPFNAPRPQALPVPQGDATPLFDGLDKLTLVFVDGIFDEAASDDLALEGIEIATLAQADKGAASWACDIYGKLEAAGQVPVRRPFAVLNTATAQDGLLIRVTASPAKPVHVVHRRAGDSADSVWHHVIRVEEGAEFTLLETGMSGARSNSVIEVDLAPGARFHHVASKRAADAKVGIGHIFARVAARAHFKSFTLSVNGTTMRNEAVIDIAGDDAVAHIAAAVLGDGGQAPFHQDDTVFITHGAERGESRQVFKKVLKNGAEGVFQGKILVKPGAQKTDGYQISQALLLDERSQFLAKPELEIYADDVKCSHGSTTGAIDDEALFYLRSRGVPRERAIVFLVLSFLADALAEVEDEAIRDCIYERLDLWLTQNAVQ, encoded by the coding sequence ATGGCTGACACCGCAGTCCAGGCCAAGGACCAGACCCCTTCCATCCAGGGCGCCCCCAAGGCGCCGGATGCGCTTGAAACGCGATTGGCGGCGATCAGCCCGCCGCAGGGGCTTATGGCAGCGGCGCGGGCCGATGCCCTGGCGCGTCTGCGCGGGATGGGGCTGCCCGGCCCGCGCGACGAATATTGGCGCTATACCGATCCCCGCCCCTTCAACGCCCCCCGCCCCCAGGCCTTGCCCGTTCCCCAAGGGGATGCGACGCCCTTGTTCGATGGCTTGGACAAGCTGACCCTGGTCTTCGTCGATGGTATCTTCGACGAGGCGGCCTCGGACGACCTGGCGCTTGAAGGCATAGAGATCGCCACCCTGGCCCAGGCCGACAAGGGCGCGGCATCCTGGGCCTGCGACATCTATGGCAAGCTGGAGGCAGCGGGCCAGGTGCCGGTGCGCCGTCCCTTTGCCGTGCTGAACACCGCCACCGCGCAGGACGGGCTGCTGATCCGCGTGACGGCAAGTCCCGCCAAGCCGGTCCATGTGGTCCACCGCCGCGCCGGGGATAGCGCGGATTCGGTCTGGCACCATGTCATCCGGGTCGAGGAGGGGGCAGAGTTCACCCTGCTGGAAACCGGAATGTCCGGTGCGCGGTCGAACAGCGTGATCGAGGTCGATCTGGCCCCCGGCGCGCGGTTCCATCATGTCGCATCGAAACGCGCAGCCGATGCCAAGGTCGGCATTGGCCATATCTTTGCCCGCGTGGCCGCCCGTGCGCACTTCAAGTCCTTCACCTTGTCGGTGAACGGCACCACCATGCGAAACGAGGCCGTGATCGACATCGCGGGCGACGATGCCGTGGCCCATATCGCCGCGGCCGTGCTGGGTGATGGCGGGCAGGCGCCCTTCCACCAGGATGATACGGTTTTCATCACCCACGGGGCGGAACGCGGCGAAAGCCGCCAAGTCTTCAAGAAGGTGCTGAAGAACGGGGCCGAGGGCGTGTTCCAGGGCAAGATCCTGGTCAAGCCCGGCGCGCAGAAGACCGACGGCTATCAGATCAGCCAGGCGCTGTTGCTGGACGAACGCAGCCAGTTCCTGGCCAAGCCGGAACTGGAAATCTATGCCGACGACGTGAAATGTTCGCACGGATCGACCACGGGCGCCATTGATGACGAGGCGCTGTTCTATCTGCGCTCGCGCGGCGTGCCGCGTGAACGGGCCATCGTGTTTCTGGTCCTGTCCTTCCTGGCCGACGCCCTGGCCGAGGTCGAGGACGAGGCGATCCGCGATTGCATCTATGAACGGCTAGACCTGTGGCTGACCCAGAACGCAGTGCAGTAA
- a CDS encoding YIP1 family protein: MSFDDFKALVGLSFRDPQAAAHLLMAQDWPVSARWMALFAAVSVSALLASFAAVLFSTPGPDGTQIVTLSRQPMMLAAMQLAAIVLAAGLMSGVGRMFGGGGRFEDALLLTVWIEVLLLLVQVAQLALSLILPGVAGLLGLAAVVLFLWLTVQFTKALHGFRNSVKVALGLLGTAFVAGFVLSLIAAALGILPEMPQ, translated from the coding sequence ATGAGTTTCGACGACTTCAAGGCCCTGGTCGGCCTGTCGTTCCGCGATCCGCAGGCGGCGGCGCATCTGCTGATGGCGCAGGACTGGCCCGTTTCGGCCCGGTGGATGGCGCTGTTCGCGGCGGTTTCGGTGTCGGCGCTGCTGGCGTCATTCGCGGCGGTGCTGTTCAGCACCCCCGGCCCGGACGGAACCCAGATCGTGACGCTCAGCCGCCAGCCAATGATGCTGGCCGCCATGCAACTGGCCGCCATCGTCCTGGCCGCGGGGCTGATGTCGGGCGTGGGCCGTATGTTCGGCGGCGGAGGCCGGTTCGAGGATGCGCTGCTGCTGACCGTCTGGATCGAGGTTCTGCTGCTGCTGGTCCAAGTGGCCCAGTTGGCGCTGTCTCTCATCCTGCCCGGCGTGGCGGGCCTGCTGGGGCTGGCCGCGGTTGTCCTGTTCCTGTGGCTGACCGTGCAGTTCACCAAGGCGCTGCACGGGTTCCGCAATAGCGTGAAGGTCGCGCTTGGCCTTCTCGGAACCGCCTTTGTGGCGGGCTTCGTGCTGTCGCTGATCGCCGCCGCCCTTGGGATCCTCCCGGAGATGCCGCAATGA
- a CDS encoding cysteine desulfurase family protein, with protein sequence MRTYLDWNATTPLREEAKAAMREGMEIVGNPSSVHTEGRAAKMAMERAREELAAALGAEGADVVFTSGTTEAAAMVLAGRGVHCAPVEHSAIKVWCEQDLAVDADGIVTVPDPAQACLQIANNETGVIQDLPQGLGSSDLTQAFGKVPFAFNWLGVTAGFVSAHKLGGPKGIGALIVKRGTDVPALIRGGGQEGGRRGGTENLIGILGFAAAATAAQKELDAGLWDQVAARRDALEERLLSAAPGAIIAGKATKRLPNTTCLLTSDWKGETQVMQMDLAGFAISAGSACSSGKVRASGVLQAMGFDDKAAQSAIRISISPALGDDQVNRFADAWESAYRRWRERNG encoded by the coding sequence ATGAGAACCTATCTGGACTGGAACGCCACCACCCCCCTGCGCGAGGAAGCCAAGGCCGCGATGCGCGAGGGGATGGAGATCGTGGGCAACCCTTCCTCCGTGCATACCGAGGGCCGCGCGGCCAAGATGGCCATGGAACGCGCGCGCGAGGAACTGGCAGCAGCCTTGGGAGCGGAAGGCGCGGATGTGGTCTTCACATCCGGCACGACCGAGGCTGCGGCCATGGTGCTGGCGGGACGGGGCGTCCATTGCGCCCCGGTCGAACACAGCGCGATCAAGGTCTGGTGCGAACAAGATTTGGCGGTGGACGCGGACGGCATCGTCACCGTTCCCGACCCCGCGCAGGCCTGCCTGCAGATCGCCAACAACGAGACCGGCGTGATCCAGGACTTGCCCCAGGGGCTGGGGTCCAGTGACCTGACGCAGGCCTTTGGCAAGGTGCCCTTTGCCTTCAACTGGCTGGGCGTCACTGCGGGCTTTGTCAGCGCGCACAAGCTGGGCGGGCCAAAGGGGATCGGCGCGCTGATCGTGAAGCGCGGCACCGATGTCCCGGCGCTGATCCGGGGCGGGGGGCAGGAAGGGGGCCGTCGCGGCGGGACCGAGAACCTAATCGGCATCCTGGGATTCGCCGCTGCGGCCACTGCCGCGCAAAAGGAACTGGACGCGGGGCTGTGGGATCAGGTCGCCGCGCGCCGGGATGCCTTGGAGGAACGGTTGCTGTCAGCCGCGCCCGGCGCAATCATTGCTGGAAAAGCCACCAAGCGCTTGCCGAACACCACCTGTCTTCTTACATCGGACTGGAAGGGTGAAACCCAGGTGATGCAGATGGATTTGGCGGGCTTTGCGATATCGGCAGGGTCGGCCTGTTCGTCGGGCAAGGTCCGCGCCAGCGGGGTCTTGCAGGCCATGGGTTTCGACGACAAGGCCGCGCAATCGGCAATTCGGATCTCGATAAGCCCGGCTTTGGGCGACGATCAGGTGAACCGATTTGCGGATGCGTGGGAAAGCGCGTATCGACGTTGGCGCGAACGGAACGGCTAG
- the sufB gene encoding Fe-S cluster assembly protein SufB: MTATTDLDVREGVDRETVETVQSIGSYKYGWDTEIEMDYAPKGVNEDIVRLISEKNEEPEWMTEWRLEAYRRWVTMTEPKWAMLNYPEIDYQDQYYYARPKSMAVKPKSLDEVDPKLLATYEKLGIPLKEQMILAGIEGAENAPADGRRVAVDAVFDSVSVGTTFKDELAKAGVIFCSISEAIREHPDLVKKYLGSVVPQSDNYFATLNSAVFSDGSFVYIPPGVRCPMELSTYFRINAENTGQFERTLIIADKGSHVSYLEGCTAPKRDIAQLHAAVVEIVVLEDAEVKYSTVQNWYPGDEEGKGGIYNFVTKRADCREARAKVMWTQVETGSAITWKYPSCILRGDESQGEFYSIAIANNMQQADTGTKMIHLGRNTRSRIVSKGISAGKAQNTYRGLVTMHPRATNSRNYTQCDSLLIGDQCGAHTVPYIEVKNTSSRVEHEATTSKVDDDQLFYCRSRGMDEEEAVALVVNGFCREVLQALPMEFAMEAQSLVAISLEGSVG; this comes from the coding sequence ATGACTGCAACCACCGATCTTGATGTGCGCGAGGGCGTCGACCGCGAAACGGTCGAGACCGTGCAAAGCATTGGCAGCTATAAATACGGCTGGGATACCGAGATCGAGATGGACTATGCCCCCAAGGGGGTGAACGAGGATATCGTCCGCCTGATCTCGGAAAAGAACGAAGAACCCGAATGGATGACCGAATGGCGGCTGGAGGCGTATCGCCGCTGGGTCACCATGACGGAACCCAAGTGGGCGATGCTGAACTATCCTGAAATCGACTATCAGGACCAGTATTACTATGCGCGCCCAAAAAGCATGGCGGTCAAGCCCAAGTCGCTGGACGAGGTCGATCCCAAGCTGCTGGCGACCTATGAAAAGCTGGGCATCCCGCTGAAGGAACAGATGATCCTGGCGGGGATCGAGGGCGCTGAGAATGCGCCCGCCGATGGTCGCCGCGTGGCGGTCGATGCGGTGTTCGACAGCGTGTCCGTGGGCACGACCTTCAAGGACGAGCTGGCCAAGGCCGGCGTGATCTTCTGTTCCATCAGCGAAGCGATCCGCGAACATCCCGACTTGGTCAAGAAATACCTGGGCTCCGTGGTGCCGCAGTCCGACAACTATTTCGCGACGCTGAACAGCGCCGTGTTCTCGGACGGCTCGTTCGTCTATATTCCGCCGGGCGTTCGCTGCCCGATGGAGCTGTCCACCTATTTCCGCATCAACGCGGAAAATACCGGCCAGTTCGAGCGCACGCTGATCATTGCCGACAAGGGCAGCCACGTCAGCTATCTTGAAGGCTGCACCGCGCCCAAGCGCGACATTGCCCAGCTTCACGCGGCGGTGGTGGAAATCGTCGTGCTGGAAGATGCCGAGGTGAAATACTCGACCGTCCAGAACTGGTATCCGGGCGACGAGGAAGGCAAGGGCGGCATCTACAACTTCGTCACCAAGCGCGCCGACTGCCGCGAGGCCCGCGCCAAGGTGATGTGGACGCAGGTGGAAACCGGTTCGGCGATCACCTGGAAATACCCGTCCTGCATCCTGCGCGGCGACGAATCCCAAGGCGAGTTCTATTCCATCGCCATCGCCAACAACATGCAGCAGGCCGATACCGGCACCAAGATGATCCATCTGGGCCGCAACACCCGGTCGCGCATCGTGTCCAAGGGGATCTCGGCGGGCAAGGCGCAGAACACCTATCGCGGTCTGGTGACGATGCATCCGCGCGCCACCAACAGCCGCAACTATACCCAGTGCGACAGTTTGCTGATCGGCGATCAGTGCGGGGCGCATACGGTGCCTTACATCGAGGTCAAGAATACCAGCAGCCGCGTGGAACACGAGGCGACGACCAGCAAGGTGGACGACGACCAGTTGTTCTATTGCCGGTCGCGCGGCATGGACGAGGAAGAGGCCGTAGCCCTGGTCGTGAACGGTTTCTGCCGCGAGGTCTTGCAGGCCCTGCCGATGGAATTCGCCATGGAGGCGCAGTCCTTGGTCGCCATTTCGCTGGAAGGCTCGGTCGGCTAA
- the coaBC gene encoding bifunctional phosphopantothenoylcysteine decarboxylase/phosphopantothenate--cysteine ligase CoaBC, which yields MKGKRILLIVGGGIAAMKVPQLIRLIRAEGAAVTPVLTRAGEQFTTAMTVSVLAGEAAHDSLWDIASEAEIGHIQLSRNADLVVVAPATADLLAKMAHGLADDLASTLLLATDKRVLVAPAMNVRMWHHPATQRNLRTLREDGILFVGPADGDMACGEYGTGRMSEPEAILAAIRAEMAPAPLKLLPETQVRSGLLAGRHVIVTSGPTHEPIDPVRYIANRSSGAQGTAIAAALRDMGARVSFVTGPAEIAPPDGVEVIRVQTAQQMRDAVEAALPADAAVMAAAVADWRIRNSSARKMKKDGSGKAPLLEMTENPDILAWLGQAGAQRPRLVVGFAAETNDVVAHATDKRLRKGCDWIVANDVSEGTGIMGGTENAVTVITAEGPEEWPRMAKDAVARRLAQKIAGVIG from the coding sequence ATGAAGGGCAAGCGTATCCTGCTGATCGTGGGCGGGGGCATAGCGGCCATGAAGGTGCCGCAGCTGATCCGCCTGATCCGGGCGGAAGGCGCCGCCGTCACGCCCGTGCTGACCCGCGCGGGGGAGCAGTTCACAACCGCGATGACAGTCTCCGTGCTGGCAGGCGAGGCCGCGCATGACAGCCTGTGGGACATCGCGTCCGAGGCCGAGATCGGCCATATCCAGTTGTCGCGCAACGCCGATCTGGTCGTCGTCGCGCCTGCCACGGCGGATCTGCTGGCCAAGATGGCGCATGGGCTGGCGGACGACCTTGCGTCCACCTTGCTGCTGGCGACCGACAAGCGCGTTCTGGTCGCGCCGGCAATGAATGTGCGGATGTGGCACCACCCGGCCACGCAACGGAACCTGCGGACCCTGCGCGAGGACGGCATCCTGTTCGTCGGCCCGGCGGACGGCGACATGGCCTGCGGCGAATACGGCACGGGCCGGATGTCCGAACCCGAAGCGATCCTGGCCGCCATCCGCGCGGAAATGGCCCCGGCGCCCCTGAAGCTGCTGCCCGAAACGCAAGTCCGGTCCGGCCTGCTGGCAGGGCGGCACGTGATCGTCACCTCTGGCCCGACGCATGAACCCATCGACCCGGTGCGATATATCGCCAACCGGTCGTCCGGCGCGCAAGGAACGGCAATTGCCGCTGCGCTGCGCGACATGGGCGCAAGGGTCAGCTTTGTCACTGGCCCCGCCGAGATTGCCCCGCCAGATGGCGTCGAGGTGATCCGGGTCCAGACCGCCCAGCAGATGCGCGACGCGGTCGAGGCCGCCCTGCCTGCGGATGCCGCCGTGATGGCTGCGGCGGTGGCGGACTGGCGGATCAGGAATTCGTCCGCCAGGAAGATGAAGAAGGATGGATCGGGCAAGGCCCCGTTGCTGGAGATGACCGAGAACCCCGATATCCTGGCCTGGCTGGGTCAGGCCGGTGCCCAGCGTCCCCGCCTGGTGGTGGGATTTGCGGCGGAAACCAATGACGTGGTGGCCCATGCCACCGATAAGCGGTTGCGCAAGGGCTGCGACTGGATCGTAGCCAACGATGTCAGCGAAGGCACCGGCATCATGGGCGGCACGGAAAACGCCGTGACCGTGATCACCGCCGAAGGCCCCGAGGAATGGCCCCGCATGGCCAAGGACGCCGTGGCCCGCAGGCTGGCCCAGAAGATCGCGGGGGTGATCGGATGA
- a CDS encoding NAD(P)/FAD-dependent oxidoreductase — protein sequence MAEVLVLGAGMVGVTTGLALQARGHQVTIVERGVPGRETSYGNAGLIQTEAVEPYAMPLAPGALIQIALGRGYDVKWNVGGLLSQLNAVWTYAVNSLPAGHRRATLTWGKLIRQSTDRHAPLIEAAGADNIIRRDGYIEVHRTPARMGKARITAKRFLDEFGVEARLMDGKALRTLEPAIKIEVEGATHWADAWTCSDPGGLVASYASLFEKHGGRIVNGDAGDLHRAGKGWRVAEAEGEHAVVALGPWTPMLLQRFGLTVPMVFKRGYHRHYRMKTPPNHPIADFGNSVVLSPMRRGLRIATAAELTSHPRLTPPQLKHGEKAARELFDIGQPVEAEPWTGRRPCIPDMLPVIGRVPDQPNLWAHFGHGHQGFTLGPVTAEILAEEMDGGQGWAELQPGRFKR from the coding sequence ATGGCAGAGGTTCTGGTTCTGGGTGCGGGCATGGTCGGCGTCACGACCGGACTGGCTTTGCAGGCGCGCGGGCATCAGGTCACCATCGTCGAACGCGGCGTCCCAGGGCGCGAAACCAGCTATGGCAACGCGGGCCTGATCCAGACCGAGGCGGTGGAACCCTATGCCATGCCGCTGGCCCCCGGCGCGCTGATCCAGATCGCGCTTGGGCGGGGCTATGACGTGAAATGGAACGTCGGGGGCTTATTGTCGCAACTGAACGCGGTCTGGACCTATGCGGTGAATTCGCTGCCCGCAGGCCACCGCCGTGCGACCCTGACTTGGGGCAAGCTGATCCGCCAATCGACTGACCGCCATGCGCCGCTGATCGAAGCCGCCGGGGCCGACAACATCATCCGCCGCGACGGTTATATCGAGGTGCATCGCACCCCCGCCCGCATGGGAAAGGCCCGCATCACCGCTAAGCGGTTCCTGGACGAGTTTGGGGTCGAGGCACGCTTGATGGACGGCAAGGCGCTGCGCACGCTGGAGCCCGCGATCAAGATTGAGGTGGAGGGCGCGACCCACTGGGCCGATGCCTGGACTTGTTCCGATCCGGGCGGGTTGGTCGCATCCTATGCCAGCCTGTTCGAAAAGCACGGCGGGCGGATCGTCAACGGCGACGCGGGCGACCTGCACCGCGCGGGCAAGGGCTGGCGCGTGGCCGAGGCAGAGGGCGAACACGCCGTCGTGGCCCTGGGGCCGTGGACACCGATGCTGTTGCAGCGGTTCGGCCTGACCGTGCCGATGGTCTTCAAGCGCGGCTATCACCGTCACTACCGGATGAAGACGCCGCCGAACCACCCCATCGCCGACTTCGGCAATTCCGTCGTGCTGTCGCCCATGCGCCGGGGTCTGCGGATCGCCACCGCCGCCGAACTGACCAGTCACCCCCGCCTGACTCCGCCGCAGTTGAAGCATGGCGAAAAGGCTGCGCGCGAACTGTTCGACATCGGCCAGCCGGTCGAGGCCGAACCCTGGACCGGCCGCCGCCCCTGCATTCCCGATATGCTGCCGGTCATTGGCCGCGTTCCCGACCAGCCGAACCTGTGGGCGCATTTCGGCCACGGCCACCAGGGCTTTACGCTGGGCCCGGTCACGGCGGAAATCCTGGCCGAGGAAATGGACGGCGGGCAGGGTTGGGCGGAACTGCAGCCGGGGCGGTTCAAGCGCTGA